One genomic segment of Micromonospora sp. WMMC415 includes these proteins:
- a CDS encoding RNA polymerase sigma-70 factor, producing MSHASDPATDTFVAHRNLLFTVAYEMLGSAADAEDVLQETWLRWIRTDAEHVRDQRAYLVRITTRQSLNRLRTMKRRKEAYVGPWLPDPLLTAPDVAEDVELAESVSMGLMIVLETLSPTERAVFVLREAFDVSYDEIAAAVGKSSAAVHQIAHRARQHVDARRPRQVVSASETRAALEAFQRAVETRDLQGLLDVLAPDVVLVGDGGGVKQAALRPIVGAEKVARMFFGGLGKVEGTLTGEPTVVNGNPALLVRLDGELDGVMAIRVEDARITGVYYVRNPEKLTRVESVTPLTLR from the coding sequence ATGAGCCACGCCAGTGACCCGGCGACCGACACCTTCGTCGCCCACCGCAACCTGCTCTTCACCGTCGCGTACGAGATGCTCGGGTCGGCGGCCGACGCCGAAGACGTCCTGCAGGAAACCTGGCTACGGTGGATCAGGACCGACGCGGAGCACGTGCGCGACCAGCGGGCCTACCTGGTCCGGATCACCACCCGGCAGTCGCTCAACCGGCTGCGCACAATGAAGCGCCGCAAGGAGGCCTACGTCGGCCCCTGGCTGCCAGATCCGCTGCTCACCGCGCCGGACGTGGCCGAGGACGTCGAACTCGCCGAGAGCGTGTCGATGGGGCTCATGATCGTCCTGGAGACTCTGTCGCCGACCGAGCGGGCCGTCTTCGTGCTGCGCGAGGCCTTCGATGTCAGCTACGACGAGATCGCGGCCGCCGTCGGCAAGAGCTCCGCGGCCGTCCATCAGATCGCGCACCGCGCCCGCCAGCACGTCGATGCTCGCCGCCCCCGCCAGGTGGTCTCCGCGAGCGAGACCCGGGCAGCTCTGGAAGCGTTCCAGCGCGCGGTCGAAACCAGGGACCTGCAGGGCCTGCTCGACGTGCTCGCCCCGGACGTCGTTCTGGTGGGCGACGGCGGCGGCGTCAAGCAGGCCGCGCTGCGACCGATCGTCGGCGCTGAGAAGGTGGCCCGTATGTTCTTCGGCGGTCTGGGCAAGGTCGAAGGCACGCTCACCGGTGAACCGACCGTGGTCAACGGCAACCCGGCGCTCCTCGTACGCCTGGACGGCGAACTTGACGGGGTCATGGCGATCCGTGTCGAGGACGCCCGTATCACCGGCGTCTACTACGTCCGTAACCCGGAGAAGCTGACCCGCGTCGAATCCGTGACCCCGCTCACCCTGCGATGA
- a CDS encoding DoxX family protein — protein MNLALWIAAGLLAAVSLTGGITKTFVPKERLAALNGGEWTGHASVGFIKTIGVLELLAAVGLILPAVLDIAPFMVPVTAVCWVLLMVGAMIIHGRLGQFTLVMVNLGYVALAAFIAWGRFGPEPFAS, from the coding sequence ATGAACCTCGCCCTGTGGATTGCCGCCGGACTGCTGGCAGCAGTCTCCCTGACCGGCGGGATCACCAAGACGTTCGTACCCAAGGAGAGACTGGCTGCGCTCAACGGCGGAGAGTGGACCGGACACGCCAGCGTCGGCTTCATCAAGACCATCGGGGTCCTCGAGCTCCTGGCCGCGGTTGGCCTGATCCTGCCGGCCGTGCTCGACATCGCACCGTTCATGGTGCCGGTGACTGCCGTCTGCTGGGTTCTGCTCATGGTCGGCGCGATGATCATCCATGGCCGTCTTGGTCAGTTCACGTTGGTAATGGTGAACCTGGGCTACGTTGCGCTCGCAGCCTTCATCGCGTGGGGCCGCTTCGGCCCTGAACCTTTCGCCAGCTGA
- a CDS encoding GNAT family N-acetyltransferase, which yields MSRTELRPFTAADLAACGSLLADRHRRHRVAQPLLSARFEDTAVALAELTAAYETPDASGAVAYRAGVPVGFVLGAPKPSPLWGPNIWVEAAGLAVTDPEVMRDLYAVAAARWVDEGRTAHYVVVPAHDAELVRAWFRLGFGQQHAHAIRPAARPGTGTPAGLSVRRAARADIPALAQLELELPLHHGRSPTFSAGRVGTLEEALAEWTVDIDNPAYATFVAESDGRVIGSAVGCALENSSGHLSLARPDHAGFLGFAAVFPHARGTGAGRALGTAVIDWAVSAGFDSVVTDWRVTNLLSSRAWPALGFDETFLRLHRLIGY from the coding sequence ATGTCCCGGACAGAGCTACGGCCGTTCACGGCCGCCGATCTGGCTGCCTGCGGCTCGTTGCTGGCCGACCGGCACCGTCGGCACCGCGTCGCCCAGCCGCTGCTGTCCGCCCGGTTCGAGGACACCGCTGTTGCGCTGGCGGAGCTGACCGCAGCGTACGAGACGCCGGACGCGTCAGGAGCGGTCGCGTACCGCGCCGGCGTCCCGGTGGGCTTCGTCCTCGGCGCCCCGAAGCCGTCACCGCTGTGGGGGCCGAACATCTGGGTGGAGGCCGCCGGACTCGCGGTCACCGACCCCGAGGTGATGCGCGACCTGTACGCGGTCGCCGCCGCCCGGTGGGTCGACGAGGGTCGCACGGCGCACTACGTCGTCGTGCCGGCGCACGACGCGGAACTGGTGCGGGCCTGGTTCCGCCTGGGCTTCGGCCAGCAGCACGCGCACGCCATCCGGCCCGCCGCCCGGCCGGGGACGGGTACGCCGGCCGGGCTGTCGGTGCGTCGGGCGGCCCGGGCCGACATCCCCGCGCTCGCCCAACTCGAACTCGAGTTGCCCCTGCATCACGGTCGGTCCCCGACCTTCTCCGCCGGCCGGGTGGGCACGTTGGAGGAGGCCCTCGCCGAGTGGACGGTCGACATCGACAATCCCGCGTACGCCACCTTCGTGGCCGAGTCGGACGGCCGGGTCATCGGCTCGGCCGTCGGCTGCGCGCTGGAGAATTCGAGCGGGCACCTGAGCCTGGCCCGCCCGGACCACGCCGGGTTCCTCGGGTTCGCGGCGGTCTTCCCGCACGCCCGTGGCACCGGCGCCGGACGGGCCCTCGGCACCGCCGTCATCGACTGGGCCGTGTCGGCCGGGTTCGACAGCGTGGTCACCGACTGGCGGGTGACCAACCTGCTCTCCTCGCGGGCCTGGCCGGCGCTCGGCTTCGACGAGACGTTCCTCCGGCTGCACCGGCTGATCGGCTACTGA
- a CDS encoding transcriptional regulator produces the protein MTGPADTPETDEAGTQHPVTGLDDVVHQRVRLGILTIAHEARRVEFGYLRTQLELTAGNLSQHLSVLETAGLIEVEKGYTGRRGRTWITLTAAGRTALADEIGRLKLLIARVETTATPEDR, from the coding sequence GTGACCGGCCCTGCCGACACCCCCGAGACGGACGAGGCCGGGACCCAGCATCCCGTCACCGGCCTCGACGACGTGGTGCACCAGCGGGTACGGCTGGGCATCCTCACCATCGCCCACGAGGCACGCCGGGTCGAGTTCGGCTACCTGCGCACCCAACTGGAGCTAACCGCCGGCAACCTCTCCCAGCACCTGAGCGTGCTGGAGACGGCCGGCCTGATCGAGGTCGAGAAGGGCTACACCGGACGGCGCGGCCGAACCTGGATCACCCTCACCGCCGCCGGCCGCACCGCCCTCGCCGACGAGATCGGCCGACTGAAGCTGCTCATCGCACGGGTCGAAACCACCGCCACCCCGGAGGACCGATGA
- a CDS encoding AAA family ATPase codes for MPAYILTGAPGSGKTAILRQLEIDGHAVVEEAATDVIALRQALGRPEPWREPGFADRVLNLQRKRQLAAKTDAGDVVFFDRSPVCTLALCRYLDLKAPRHLLEEVERLVGERWYEQTVFFVRHQGFVQATAARRISFHDSLAFERVHELAYREVGFDLVEVPAAPLPVRVAAIQQAVASGDEPHLREGRVRAFEQAPPPVA; via the coding sequence ATGCCCGCCTACATCCTCACCGGCGCCCCAGGGTCCGGCAAGACAGCGATCCTGCGCCAGCTGGAGATCGACGGCCACGCCGTGGTCGAGGAGGCTGCGACGGACGTCATCGCCCTGCGGCAGGCACTCGGCCGGCCAGAGCCGTGGCGAGAGCCCGGCTTCGCCGACCGCGTGTTGAATCTCCAGCGGAAGAGACAGCTCGCGGCCAAGACGGACGCCGGTGACGTCGTGTTCTTCGACCGGTCACCGGTCTGCACCTTGGCACTGTGCCGCTACCTCGATCTGAAGGCACCGCGTCACCTGCTCGAAGAGGTCGAGCGCCTGGTGGGTGAGCGTTGGTATGAGCAGACAGTCTTCTTCGTACGACATCAGGGTTTCGTCCAGGCCACCGCCGCTCGTCGGATCAGCTTCCACGACTCGCTCGCCTTCGAGAGAGTCCATGAACTCGCCTACCGCGAGGTCGGATTCGACCTCGTCGAAGTTCCGGCAGCTCCGCTACCGGTCCGCGTGGCAGCGATTCAACAGGCGGTCGCGTCAGGCGATGAACCGCACCTCCGGGAAGGCCGGGTTCGGGCCTTCGAGCAGGCGCCGCCGCCGGTGGCGTAG
- a CDS encoding bifunctional NAD(P)H-dependent oxidoreductase/GNAT family N-acetyltransferase — MSTKPTRVLVLTCSTRPGALGPAVGQWLIETITPSAARLGVELVPVALGDLNLPFLDEEEHPSSGVYRHEHTRRWSAIVDAADGFIVVTPEYNYGMPATLKNALDYLSREWAWKPIGFVSYGNTSAGTRSVQHAKQVVTTLRLVPLGATVAIRIGDATENGRLRPDAARDTAGVGLLHELVRVAHALRPMRERARAGALSGPLPGSYARPLTPDDAAEVTVLQRCCWVDEAVVNDTMAIPALHESLQEVRDWLAAWHTTGIWLDGRLLGMVRARRVDTDWHVGRLAVVPDLRGQGLGRWLLRTAEAAAQPDCRRILLYTGAKSLRNIDLYHSEGYRSMPLAGPDGTACLTKGLPVGQR; from the coding sequence ATGTCAACGAAACCGACGCGTGTCCTGGTGCTCACGTGCAGCACCCGCCCCGGCGCCCTCGGCCCCGCAGTGGGACAGTGGCTGATCGAGACGATCACCCCTTCTGCCGCCCGACTCGGCGTCGAGCTTGTGCCGGTGGCCCTCGGCGATCTGAACCTGCCGTTCCTGGACGAAGAGGAACACCCGTCGTCGGGTGTCTACCGGCATGAGCACACACGTCGGTGGAGCGCGATCGTCGACGCGGCGGACGGGTTCATCGTGGTCACGCCGGAGTACAACTACGGGATGCCAGCGACCCTGAAGAACGCGCTGGACTACCTCAGCCGCGAATGGGCGTGGAAGCCGATCGGCTTCGTCAGCTACGGCAACACGTCGGCCGGCACCCGGTCGGTTCAGCACGCCAAGCAGGTGGTGACCACGCTGCGCCTGGTTCCGTTGGGCGCCACGGTCGCGATCCGCATCGGTGACGCGACGGAGAATGGTCGGCTGCGGCCCGACGCGGCCCGCGACACGGCGGGTGTCGGCCTGCTGCACGAACTGGTCCGGGTCGCCCACGCCCTGCGGCCGATGCGCGAGCGCGCACGAGCCGGGGCCCTGTCCGGACCGTTGCCAGGGTCCTACGCGAGACCGCTGACCCCTGACGACGCGGCCGAGGTCACTGTGCTGCAGCGGTGTTGCTGGGTGGACGAGGCCGTCGTCAACGACACCATGGCCATACCGGCCCTGCACGAGTCGCTGCAGGAGGTGCGTGACTGGCTGGCGGCCTGGCACACCACAGGCATCTGGCTGGACGGCCGGCTGCTGGGCATGGTGCGGGCCCGTCGCGTCGACACCGACTGGCACGTGGGCAGGCTCGCCGTCGTGCCCGACCTGCGCGGCCAGGGGCTGGGCCGATGGCTGCTGCGCACCGCCGAAGCCGCCGCCCAACCGGATTGCCGCCGCATCCTGCTGTACACCGGCGCCAAGAGCCTGCGGAACATCGACCTCTATCACAGCGAGGGGTACCGGTCGATGCCACTCGCCGGCCCTGACGGAACCGCCTGCCTCACCAAGGGCCTACCCGTTGGGCAGCGTTGA
- a CDS encoding MarR family winged helix-turn-helix transcriptional regulator, producing MSTRRPAGSVRWLNADEERAWRAFLRVMVAVRTGTARDLAAIGLSEPDYEVLSTLSERPDHTSTLGEQADKMGWSRSRLSRHATRMEARGLLRREPDPTDGRGCLLVLTAHGLDTLDNAAPAHVESVRHHFIDRLTPEDLVAVEQIARRLQETPDRRRSTARRAG from the coding sequence ATGTCAACGAGACGGCCGGCCGGCAGCGTGCGGTGGTTGAACGCCGACGAGGAGCGGGCGTGGCGGGCATTCCTGCGCGTGATGGTCGCCGTTCGGACCGGCACGGCGCGCGACCTGGCCGCGATCGGCCTCTCCGAACCCGACTACGAAGTACTCAGCACGCTGTCGGAGCGGCCCGACCACACCAGCACCCTGGGGGAACAGGCCGACAAGATGGGCTGGTCACGCAGTCGGCTGTCCCGGCACGCCACCCGGATGGAAGCGCGCGGTCTCCTGCGGCGCGAACCCGACCCGACCGACGGCAGAGGCTGCCTTCTCGTACTCACCGCGCACGGTCTGGACACACTCGACAACGCCGCACCGGCCCACGTCGAGTCGGTACGACACCACTTCATCGACCGGCTCACCCCGGAGGACCTCGTCGCCGTCGAACAGATCGCCCGGAGGCTGCAGGAAACCCCCGACCGGCGACGATCGACCGCCCGACGGGCCGGATGA
- a CDS encoding ATP-binding cassette domain-containing protein, with translation MTSSAIAVTGLRKAYKDKVVLDGIDLEVRAGTIFSLLGPNGAGKTTTVNVLTTLVRADGGTVRVAGHDVATQPRAVRAAIGVTGQFAAVDELLTGRENLQLMVDLSPVPARDGKRVVTDLLERFDLVESARKPVSTYSGGMRRKLDLAMTLVGDPRIIFLDEPTTGLDPRSRRTMWSIIRELVADGVTVFLTTQYLEEADQLADRIAVLDQGRLVAEGTPDELKRQIPGTHVRLRFTTVAELDAAARVLTEATRDDEALALRVPSDGGTRSLRVLLDRLDEYAISADGLSVQTPDLDDVFLALTGRTTEVAAK, from the coding sequence ATGACAAGTTCAGCGATCGCGGTCACAGGACTGCGCAAGGCCTACAAGGACAAGGTCGTGCTCGACGGCATCGATCTGGAGGTCCGCGCCGGCACGATCTTCTCCCTGCTCGGTCCGAACGGGGCGGGCAAGACGACGACGGTGAACGTGTTGACCACGTTGGTGCGGGCCGACGGTGGGACGGTACGGGTCGCCGGACATGATGTCGCGACCCAGCCCAGGGCGGTGCGCGCGGCGATCGGGGTCACCGGTCAGTTCGCGGCGGTCGACGAGTTGCTGACCGGGCGGGAGAACCTGCAGCTGATGGTGGATCTGAGCCCGGTTCCCGCCCGGGACGGCAAGCGGGTCGTCACGGACCTGCTGGAGCGGTTCGACCTGGTGGAGTCGGCGCGGAAGCCGGTGTCCACCTATTCCGGGGGCATGCGGCGGAAGTTGGATCTGGCGATGACGCTCGTCGGCGACCCGCGGATCATCTTCCTCGACGAGCCGACGACGGGACTGGATCCGCGTAGCCGTCGCACGATGTGGTCGATCATCCGTGAGCTGGTGGCCGACGGTGTGACCGTCTTCCTCACCACCCAGTACCTCGAGGAGGCCGATCAGCTCGCCGACCGGATCGCGGTGCTCGATCAGGGCCGCCTGGTCGCCGAGGGCACCCCCGACGAGCTCAAGCGCCAGATTCCCGGGACGCACGTCCGGCTCCGGTTCACCACCGTCGCCGAACTCGACGCGGCCGCGCGGGTCCTCACCGAGGCCACGCGGGACGACGAGGCACTGGCCCTGCGGGTTCCCAGCGACGGCGGGACGAGGTCGCTGCGGGTCCTGCTGGACCGGCTCGACGAGTACGCGATCAGTGCCGACGGGCTGTCCGTGCAGACACCGGATCTCGATGACGTCTTCCTCGCCCTGACGGGCCGTACCACGGAGGTGGCCGCGAAATGA
- a CDS encoding NAD(P)/FAD-dependent oxidoreductase: MTGNVDVVVAGGGYAGVMAANRLTQRDGVTVTLVNPRPTFVERIRLHQLVGGSDDAVVDYQEVLGEGVRLVVDTVTRIDAAERSVTLAAGGTVGYDYLIYAVGSGSADPGVPGAAEFAYPIASLEEAQRLRPVVDALPGTASVTVVGAGPTGIETAAELAEAGRTVTLVCGGVLGPYLHPRGRRSVAKRLARLGVAVLDGPGAKVTAVTRDAVQLGDGRELPSTVTVWTAGFGVPDLAGRSGLSTDALGRLLTDETLTSVDDVRIVAAGDSAAPSDLPFRMSCQAATRIGAHAADTVLARIAGEQPAPINLGFFGQCISLGRRAGIFQFAARDDTANGLYVGGGPGAKLKEFVCKHTVKHLADEARKPGSLTWVKDDKRQELLRARRGAAPATR, from the coding sequence ATGACTGGGAACGTCGATGTGGTCGTGGCCGGCGGCGGGTACGCCGGTGTCATGGCGGCCAATCGCCTCACGCAGCGCGATGGCGTCACAGTGACCCTGGTCAACCCGCGCCCGACCTTCGTCGAGCGGATCCGCCTGCACCAACTGGTGGGCGGGTCCGACGACGCGGTCGTCGACTACCAGGAAGTCCTGGGCGAGGGCGTCCGGCTGGTGGTCGACACGGTGACCCGGATCGACGCGGCCGAGCGCAGCGTGACGTTGGCGGCCGGCGGCACGGTCGGCTACGACTACCTGATCTATGCGGTGGGCAGTGGCAGCGCCGACCCGGGCGTGCCCGGAGCGGCCGAGTTCGCCTACCCGATTGCCAGCCTGGAGGAGGCGCAGCGGCTGCGGCCGGTCGTCGACGCTCTACCGGGAACGGCCTCGGTGACGGTGGTCGGAGCCGGTCCGACGGGCATCGAGACCGCCGCCGAACTGGCGGAGGCTGGCCGTACCGTGACCCTGGTCTGCGGCGGGGTGCTCGGCCCGTACCTGCATCCTCGGGGGCGACGCTCGGTCGCCAAGCGGCTGGCCCGGCTCGGTGTGGCCGTCCTCGACGGCCCCGGCGCGAAGGTGACGGCCGTGACACGCGATGCCGTGCAGCTCGGTGACGGCCGCGAGTTGCCGAGCACGGTGACCGTCTGGACCGCCGGGTTCGGCGTGCCGGACCTGGCCGGCCGCAGCGGGCTGAGCACCGATGCGCTGGGCCGCCTGCTTACCGATGAGACGTTGACGAGCGTGGACGACGTGCGCATCGTCGCGGCCGGGGACTCGGCGGCACCGTCGGACCTGCCGTTCCGGATGAGCTGCCAGGCCGCGACGAGGATCGGCGCGCACGCCGCCGACACGGTGCTGGCCCGGATCGCGGGCGAGCAGCCGGCCCCCATCAACCTGGGGTTCTTCGGCCAGTGCATCAGCCTGGGGCGTCGCGCCGGAATCTTCCAGTTCGCCGCCAGGGACGACACCGCGAACGGGCTGTACGTCGGTGGCGGCCCGGGCGCGAAGCTCAAGGAGTTCGTCTGCAAGCACACCGTCAAGCATCTGGCGGACGAGGCACGCAAGCCCGGCTCGCTCACCTGGGTCAAGGACGACAAGCGCCAAGAGTTGCTGCGGGCCAGGCGTGGCGCGGCGCCGGCCACCCGCTGA
- a CDS encoding ABC transporter permease, whose translation MSAKSHPIVMLRRNVTHIARNPTSVFNAVLMPIVIMLMFVYMFGDAFNVGVDYIDYATPGLMLLAVCYGLGATATSVNSDMTKGIINRFKVMHVSRGAVLAGHVIASVLTNLIAIAALVGVAFLLGFSPSASALDWLGAIGVIVLLAFAAGWLTVALGLSAKSPETAGLASVPLVMLPFFSSAIVPAEKMGPGLREFAEYQPFTPIIETLRGFLAGAPATGDVIPALAWCVGIALVGYLWARSTFNKRA comes from the coding sequence ATGAGCGCCAAGTCCCATCCGATCGTCATGCTGCGTCGCAACGTCACACACATCGCCCGGAATCCGACCTCGGTGTTCAACGCGGTCCTGATGCCGATCGTGATCATGTTGATGTTCGTGTACATGTTCGGAGACGCGTTCAACGTCGGTGTCGACTACATCGACTACGCGACACCCGGGCTGATGCTGCTGGCCGTCTGTTACGGGCTGGGGGCCACCGCGACGTCGGTGAACTCCGACATGACGAAGGGCATCATCAACCGGTTCAAGGTCATGCACGTCTCCCGCGGCGCGGTGTTGGCCGGTCACGTCATCGCCAGCGTGCTGACCAACCTGATCGCCATCGCGGCGCTCGTCGGGGTGGCCTTCCTGCTGGGATTCAGCCCGTCGGCGAGCGCCCTCGACTGGCTCGGCGCGATCGGCGTCATCGTGCTGCTCGCTTTCGCGGCCGGCTGGCTCACGGTCGCCCTGGGCCTGTCCGCGAAGTCGCCGGAAACGGCGGGTCTGGCCTCCGTGCCGCTGGTCATGCTGCCGTTCTTCAGCAGCGCGATCGTGCCGGCGGAGAAGATGGGGCCCGGGCTTCGGGAGTTCGCGGAGTACCAGCCCTTCACGCCGATCATCGAAACCCTGCGCGGGTTCCTCGCCGGCGCGCCCGCCACCGGTGACGTGATCCCCGCTCTCGCCTGGTGCGTCGGCATCGCTCTGGTCGGGTACCTGTGGGCGCGTTCCACCTTCAACAAGCGAGCGTGA